Proteins from a single region of Flavobacterium sp. YJ01:
- a CDS encoding MFS transporter, with product MKNLQKGDKKLLNAWAFYDWANSVYTLTIASAVFPIFYEALFSDRDHYIDVFGMHLKNSALISFITAFAFMVVSFISPLLSGIADYVGNKKSFMKFFCYLGALSCMGLYWFDLENIYVGLAFYFLGLLGYWGSLVFYNSYLPDIAFEEQQDRISAKGYSLGYIGSVILLIINLAMIMKPKLFGISGTDGEAAMKAMRYSFIMVGVWWILFSQYTYYYLPKGSKETGQKLTKSVVFNGFKELKKVWALLKENIPLKRYLGGFFVSSMAVQTVMLVATYFGAQEIQWSSKEESTIGLIICILIIQLVAVIGAVLTSRASEKFGNVPTLIFINVIWAVFCALAFFITLPMHFYVMATVAGFVMGGIQALSRSTYSKLLPETEDTASFFSFYDVAEKIGIVIGMCVYGIIDQITGSPRAAIVILGIFFVTAIFLLRRVHKKDVSN from the coding sequence ATGAAAAACCTACAAAAGGGAGATAAGAAATTATTAAATGCCTGGGCATTCTATGATTGGGCAAATTCAGTTTATACGCTTACAATTGCATCAGCAGTATTTCCAATTTTTTACGAAGCATTATTTAGTGATCGCGATCATTATATTGATGTTTTCGGAATGCATCTTAAAAACTCCGCGTTAATTAGTTTTATAACGGCATTTGCTTTTATGGTCGTTTCTTTTATTTCTCCTTTATTGTCAGGAATTGCTGATTATGTTGGAAATAAGAAATCTTTCATGAAGTTTTTCTGTTATTTGGGAGCTTTATCATGCATGGGTTTATATTGGTTCGATCTTGAAAATATTTATGTTGGCTTGGCTTTTTATTTCCTTGGATTATTGGGTTATTGGGGAAGTTTAGTCTTCTACAATTCATATCTCCCAGATATTGCTTTTGAAGAACAACAAGATAGAATTAGCGCAAAAGGATATTCATTAGGATATATTGGAAGCGTTATTTTGTTAATCATCAATTTAGCGATGATTATGAAGCCAAAATTGTTCGGAATTTCTGGAACAGATGGAGAAGCAGCAATGAAAGCCATGCGTTATTCTTTTATAATGGTAGGAGTTTGGTGGATTCTTTTTAGCCAATATACTTACTATTATTTACCAAAAGGAAGTAAAGAAACAGGTCAAAAACTAACGAAATCTGTTGTCTTTAATGGTTTTAAAGAATTAAAGAAAGTTTGGGCTTTATTGAAAGAAAACATTCCATTAAAACGCTATTTAGGAGGTTTTTTTGTTTCAAGTATGGCAGTGCAAACTGTTATGTTAGTGGCAACTTATTTTGGAGCGCAGGAAATTCAGTGGTCATCAAAAGAAGAAAGCACAATTGGTTTAATCATTTGTATTTTAATCATTCAATTGGTTGCCGTTATTGGCGCTGTTTTAACCTCTAGAGCTTCGGAAAAATTCGGTAACGTTCCAACTTTAATTTTTATCAATGTTATTTGGGCAGTATTCTGTGCATTGGCATTTTTCATAACATTACCAATGCATTTTTATGTTATGGCAACTGTTGCTGGTTTTGTGATGGGAGGAATTCAAGCTTTATCAAGATCAACTTATTCAAAATTATTGCCTGAGACAGAAGATACCGCATCATTTTTTAGTTTTTATGATGTTGCCGAAAAAATCGGAATCGTAATCGGAATGTGTGTCTACGGAATTATCGATCAGATTACAGGAAGTCCGCGCGCAGCGATTGTAATTTTAGGAATCTTTTTCGTTACGGCAATCTTTCTATTAAGAAGAGTACATAAAAAAGACGTTTCAAACTAA
- a CDS encoding head GIN domain-containing protein, whose protein sequence is MKKINQLAILLALLIGFTVTAQQKINGNGKVVSETRTTSAYDAIKISGFFDVDLVAGKEGKITISGEQNIISAIVVEVVENTLKIYAKKGMNLRPSTGNKVEIVVPFEKISELSLSGSGDITAESPIKNDKFTAKLSGSGDIDLNVISNSFDLSLSGSGDIKLKGNSDNISIKLSGSGDIEAYNLKSKIANINVSGSGDVAVNCSESLTARVSGSGDVKYTGNPQKRDAKVTGSGSISKS, encoded by the coding sequence ATGAAAAAAATTAATCAATTAGCAATTTTATTAGCGCTTCTAATTGGCTTTACTGTTACTGCACAACAAAAAATTAATGGAAATGGAAAGGTCGTATCTGAAACAAGAACAACATCTGCTTACGATGCAATAAAAATTTCTGGCTTTTTTGATGTGGATTTAGTTGCTGGAAAAGAAGGAAAAATTACAATTTCGGGCGAACAAAATATTATTTCAGCAATTGTAGTTGAAGTTGTAGAAAATACTTTGAAAATTTATGCAAAGAAAGGCATGAATTTACGACCTAGTACTGGAAATAAAGTAGAAATTGTTGTTCCATTTGAAAAAATATCAGAGCTTAGTCTTTCTGGTTCAGGGGATATCACTGCGGAGAGCCCTATTAAAAATGATAAGTTTACAGCAAAATTATCAGGTTCTGGCGATATTGACTTAAATGTGATTTCAAATTCTTTCGATCTTAGTTTAAGCGGTTCGGGAGATATTAAACTAAAAGGCAATTCAGATAACATTTCCATCAAACTTTCTGGCTCGGGTGATATTGAAGCATATAATTTGAAATCAAAAATTGCCAACATAAACGTTTCTGGTTCTGGAGATGTAGCTGTAAACTGTAGCGAAAGTTTGACTGCTAGAGTTTCTGGCTCAGGAGATGTAAAATACACTGGAAATCCTCAAAAACGCGATGCAAAGGTCACAGGTTCTGGATCTATCTCTAAAAGTTAA
- a CDS encoding anti-sigma factor, with amino-acid sequence MKNEKDNLDELFSKFENQWDVQKLNSDHQMDFLQKLNNKQPKKKYWFITAIAASIVLMLGVSIFYKNEKPKEFKFASKETKRTDSIFNILIDNELVKLKEKSSPENEQIINDALKQMKTFDADYQKIINELQKNGENKQIIYAMISNLQTRISFLQTVLQRIEENEKFKKTTDEKTL; translated from the coding sequence ATGAAAAATGAAAAAGACAATTTAGACGAATTATTCAGCAAATTTGAAAATCAATGGGATGTTCAGAAATTAAATTCTGATCACCAAATGGATTTTCTACAGAAATTAAATAATAAACAGCCAAAGAAAAAATATTGGTTCATAACCGCTATTGCCGCTTCGATTGTTTTAATGCTTGGAGTTTCTATCTTTTATAAAAACGAAAAGCCAAAAGAATTCAAATTTGCTTCTAAAGAAACTAAACGGACTGACTCTATTTTCAACATTCTAATTGACAATGAACTGGTTAAATTGAAAGAAAAAAGTTCTCCAGAAAACGAGCAGATTATTAATGACGCATTAAAACAAATGAAAACTTTTGATGCCGATTACCAAAAAATCATAAATGAACTGCAAAAAAATGGAGAAAACAAACAGATTATTTACGCTATGATAAGCAATCTGCAAACGAGAATTTCTTTTTTACAAACGGTTTTACAAAGAATTGAAGAAAACGAAAAATTTAAAAAAACAACTGATGAAAAAACACTATAA
- a CDS encoding RNA polymerase sigma factor → MNINDQNIEELITLCKNKNQKAQFEIYNRYCKAMYNVAYRIVKDEHFAQDVMQEGFLRAFTKIDDYKREVAFGAWLKKIIINYSIDFYKKNNSFQVEDLSKQLYKIEGNDGIISENIDLNNLKVKQVLDTILQLKDNYRMVLTLFYIEGYDQEEICEILNITYANCRTTLSRAKDSLRKKLEEI, encoded by the coding sequence TTGAATATAAATGACCAAAATATCGAAGAACTAATTACGCTTTGTAAAAATAAAAACCAAAAAGCGCAATTTGAAATTTACAATCGCTATTGCAAGGCGATGTATAATGTTGCTTATCGCATTGTAAAAGATGAACACTTTGCACAAGACGTCATGCAAGAAGGTTTCTTGAGGGCTTTTACAAAAATCGATGACTATAAACGAGAAGTGGCTTTTGGAGCATGGTTAAAAAAAATAATCATCAATTATAGCATCGATTTTTATAAGAAAAACAATTCTTTTCAGGTAGAAGATCTGAGCAAACAACTTTATAAAATTGAAGGAAATGATGGGATTATCTCTGAAAATATTGACTTAAACAATCTAAAAGTAAAACAGGTTTTAGATACTATTCTACAACTTAAAGATAATTACAGAATGGTGTTGACATTGTTTTACATTGAAGGTTACGATCAGGAAGAAATTTGCGAGATTTTAAATATTACTTATGCAAACTGCAGAACAACCTTGAGCAGAGCCAAAGATAGTTTACGAAAAAAATTAGAGGAAATATAA